A genomic region of Populus nigra chromosome 11, ddPopNigr1.1, whole genome shotgun sequence contains the following coding sequences:
- the LOC133668656 gene encoding uncharacterized protein LOC133668656, translated as MEVTRVDVNLHTVNTDVFDPGNYDPMFLVQITLQRRLEMWLSVIDQEELLMAGQHQIDSESGCVFEVPIQEVAVPASFIHYLAQRISGFNLDASLCVDLASLIASHAYHIEGHCRGFYVSAHVDLVDVDVNEVAASEIRPILDSEGFTLPRGASETVLKKRFYKKQGDADSSSCSTCVVCLEDFSSSVKLTKLPCSHVFHDKCIFRWLLYSKSCPICRTEVE; from the coding sequence ATGGAAGTTACAAGAGTTGATGTTAACCTACATACAGTGAACACAGATGTGTTCGATCCGGGGAATTATGATCCTATGTTCCTTGTTCAAATTACGTTACAAAGAAGGCTTGAAATGTGGTTGAGTGTCATAGACCAAGAAGAATTACTAATGGCCGGTCAACACCAGATTGATTCAGAGTCAGGCTGTGTGTTCGAAGTTCCTATTCAAGAAGTTGCCGTGCCTGCTTCATTCATCCATTACCTTGCCCAAAGGATTTCTGGTTTCAACCTTGATGCTTCCCTCTGTGTGGATTTAGCCTCATTGATTGCTTCCCATGCTTACCATATAGAGGGACATTGTAGAGGATTCTATGTGTCAGCTCATGTAGACCTTGTTGATGTAGATGTAAACGAAGTTGCGGCCTCGGAGATTAGGCCAATATTAGATAGCGAAGGTTTCACTCTACCAAGGGGTGCATCGGAGACAGTGTTGAAGAAGAGGTTTTATAAGAAGCAGGGGGATGCTGATTCTTCTTCATGTAGTACTTGTGTGGTTTGCTTGGAGGACTTTTCTAGTTCAGTTAAGCTCACAAAGTTACCTTGCTCTCACGTGTTTCATGACAAATGCATCTTTCGTTGGCTGCTATACTCTAAATCCTGCCCAATTTGCAGAACAGAAGTGGAATAG
- the LOC133706373 gene encoding G-type lectin S-receptor-like serine/threonine-protein kinase At1g34300, translating into MKTQNLLFYLLLFFCTTATSQTTIQLGATLSASNPNKTWSSPNNSFYIGFSQVGFSSSYTLTINYNGGVPIWTAGNAATTVDSKGSFQFLSSGSLRLLNGSGAIVWDSNTARLGVTIASLDDFGNLVLKNGTFFVWSSFDNPTDTIVPNQTFTANQVLRSGSYSFRFLSTGNLTLRWNDNIVYWNKGLNSSADANLTSPALGLQPNGILTIFDVAFTSGSYIVAYSNDYAEGSTRLRFLRLEKDGNFRMYSTDIGSGTATMVWSALTDQCEIFGYCGNMGICSYNELSSSLSPTCGCPSENFEPVDVNDSRQGCKRKVEIERCVGSATMLVLDNVKFLTYLPETVSQVFFVGISACRLNCLSQSSCIASTSLSDGTGLCYLKNQGFISGYQNPALPSTSYVKVCGPARPNPPPGVQIAGKSKSSRLHVWAVLVVVVITLLGLIAVEGGLWWWCCRNSPKFGSLSAQYALLEYASGAPVQFSYKELQHSTKEFKEKLGAGGFGAVYKGVLDNRTVVAVKQLEGIEQGEKQFRMEVATISSTHHLNLIRLIGFCSEGRHRLLVYDFMKNGSLDNFLFTSEEQSGRLLSWEQRFNIALGTARGITYLHEECRDCIVHCDIKPENILLDENYNAKVSDFGLAKLINPEDHRYRTLVSVRGTRGYLAPEWIANLPITSKSDIYSYGMVLLEIVSGRRNYEVSSETNRKKFSVWACEEFEKGDVNAILDQRLTHQDLDLDQVTRAIQVSFWCIQEQPSQRPTMGKVVQMLEGISEIERPPAPKTITGGSFGGSNVSVSSNVSTLSTFEVLAPALSSSSSYQTIGISPLASVRNI; encoded by the coding sequence atgaaaactcAAAATCTCCTCTTCTATCTACTTCTCTTCTTCTGCACTACAGCAACATCACAAACAACGATCCAACTAGGCGCCACTCTATCAGCTTCAAACCCAAACAAAACCTGGTCATCACCAAACAACTCATTCTACATTGGATTTTCCCAAGTGGGCTTCTCTTCTTCTTACACCTTAACCATCAACTACAATGGTGGTGTCCCAATTTGGACAGCAGGCAACGCCGCCACCACAGTTGACTCAAAGGGTTCCTTTCAGTTCCTGTCCTCCGGCAGCCTCCGCCTCCTTAACGGCTCTGGCGCCATCGTTTGGGACTCTAACACTGCTCGCCTTGGTGTCACCATTGCTTCACTTGATGATTTTGGTAATTTAGTGCTAAAGAATGgaactttttttgtttggtcTTCATTTGATAACCCAACTGATACGATAGTGCCTAATCAGACTTTTACTGCGAATCAAGTTTTAAGATCTGGGTCTTATTCTTTTAGGTTTCTTAGTACTGGAAATCTCACTTTGAGATGGAATGATAATATAGTATATTGGAATAAAGGGTTGAACTCTTCTGCCGATGCTAATTTGACTTCACCTGCTTTGGGGTTGCAACCAAATGGGATTTTGACAATTTTTGATGTTGCTTTTACAAGTGGATCATATATTGTGGCATATAGTAATGATTATGCTGAAGGGAGCACAAGGTTGAGGTTTCTGAGGTTAGAAAAAGATGGGAACTTTAGGATGTATAGCACTGATATAGGTAGCGGAACTGCAACTATGGTATGGTCTGCTCTGACTGATCAATGTGAGATTTTTGGTTATTGTGGGAATATGGGGATTTGTAGTTATAATGAGTTGAGTTCGAGTTTGAGTCCGACTTGTGGTTGTCCATCTGAGAATTTTGAGCCTGTTGATGTGAATGATAGTAGACAAGGGTGTAAAAGAAAAGTTGAGATTGAGAGGTGTGTGGGGAGTGCTACCATGTTGGTGTTAGATAATGTGAAATTCTTGACTTATCTGCCTGAGACAGTATCTCAGGTTTTCTTCGTGGGGATATCAGCTTGTAGGTTGAATTGTCTTTCTCAAAGTTCTTGTATTGCTTCAACATCTTTGTCGGATGGAACTGGCTTGTGTTACCTGAAAAATCAAGGTTTTATTAGTGGATATCAGAATCCAGCGCTTCCCAGTACTTCATATGTGAAAGTTTGTGGGCCAGCACGACCAAACCCTCCACCTGGTGTGCAGATTGCAGGGAAGAGCAAAAGTTCGAGATTGCATGTCTGGGctgttcttgttgttgttgtgattACCCTTTTGGGTTTGATTGCTGTGGAGGGTGGTCTGTGGTGGTGGTGTTGTAGAAACAGTCCCAAATTTGGCAGTTTGTCAGCGCAGTATGCACTACTGGAGTATGCATCTGGTGCTCCAGTGCAGTTCTCATATAAGGAGCTGCAGCATTCGACAAAAGAGTTTAAAGAGAAGCTTGGAGCAGGAGGGTTTGGAGCTGTTTACAAAGGGGTTCTAGATAATAGAACAGTTGTTGCAGTTAAGCAACTTGAGGGAATTGAACAGGGTGAGAAACAGTTCAGGATGGAGGTTGCAACTATTAGCAGCACTCACCATTTGAATTTGATCAGATTGATTGGTTTTTGCTCTGAGGGTCGTCATAGGCTGTTGGTTTATGATTTTATGAAAAACGGGTCTCTTGATAATTTCCTATTCACTTCAGAAGAGCAGTCAGGAAGATTGTTGAGTTGGGAGCAGAGGTTTAACATTGCCCTCGGGACTGCAAGAGGAATCACATATCTTCACGAGGAATGTCGAGACTGCATTGTTCACTGTGACATCAAGCCAGAGAACATTCTCTTGGATGAGAACTACAATGCCAAGGTGTCTGACTTTGGTCTTGCAAAGCTTATAAATCCTGAGGATCACAGATATAGGACACTGGTCAGTGTTAGAGGGACAAGAGGATATTTGGCACCAGAGTGGATTGCAAATCTTCCAATAACTTCCAAATCTGATATCTACAGTTATGGGATGGTTTTGTTGGAGATAGTGAGTGGCAGAAGGAACTATGAAGTCTCATCAGAGACAAACCGTAAAAAGTTCTCTGTCTGGGCTTGCGAAGAGTTTGAGAAGGGTGATGTTAATGCAATTTTGGACCAAAGGCTTACACACCAAGATTTGGATCTGGATCAAGTGACAAGGGCTATTCAAGTGAGCTTTTGGTGCATCCAGGAGCAACCATCTCAAAGGCCAACGATGGGGAAAGTGGTGCAGATGCTGGAAGGAATTTCTGAGATTGAGAGACCACCAGCTCCAAAGACAATAACAGGAGGTTCTTTTGGTGGAAGTAATGTAAGTGTGAGTAGCAATGTCAGTACTCTCTCGACTTTTGAGGTTTTAGCACCCGCTCTCTCATCTTCCTCATCATATCAGACTATAGGAATTTCACCTTTAGCTTCAGTAAGAAATATATAG